The following proteins come from a genomic window of Nostoc sp. TCL26-01:
- a CDS encoding element excision factor XisH family protein has translation MFVDLGAERLLAAERGTEKIAVEVKSFTRPSDMKDLEEAVGQFVLYARLLKRYYPEHKLYLAVTERIRQTVFEEEAGQTLIEDGIICLVSFNPTEEVIVKRIQ, from the coding sequence TTGTTTGTTGATTTGGGTGCTGAACGATTATTAGCAGCTGAACGGGGAACCGAAAAAATAGCGGTTGAGGTTAAAAGTTTTACTCGTCCTTCCGATATGAAGGATCTCGAAGAAGCGGTTGGTCAATTTGTTTTGTATGCTCGCTTATTAAAACGTTACTATCCTGAACATAAACTATATCTGGCTGTAACTGAACGCATCCGACAAACAGTTTTTGAAGAAGAAGCAGGACAAACTTTAATTGAGGATGGCATTATTTGTTTAGTGAGTTTTAATCCAACAGAAGAGGTGATTGTCAAAAGGATTCAATAA
- a CDS encoding XisI protein: MPRRRHRYLLVEAGWQNGYRIYGTLLHIDIINNKLWLQHDATEEGVADELVAAGIPKEHIVLGFRSIESREVTEFAIS, encoded by the coding sequence TTGCCCCGCCGTAGGCATCGCTACTTACTGGTAGAGGCTGGGTGGCAAAATGGTTATCGTATTTACGGCACATTATTGCATATCGATATTATTAACAATAAGCTTTGGTTACAGCATGACGCTACAGAAGAGGGAGTTGCTGATGAATTAGTTGCTGCGGGAATTCCTAAAGAGCATATTGTTTTAGGATTTAGGTCAATAGAAAGTAGGGAAGTAACCGAGTTTGCTATTTCTTAA
- a CDS encoding DUF29 domain-containing protein — MQNLYETDFYAWTQEQANLLRHNQWNQLDLLNLIEEIESLGRKERQELRNRLTILIGHLLKWEYQVEKRSRSWLATIRIQRREIIKLLSENPSLQSHLETSLAEAYENAKDLASGETNLPLSTFPQIFCYSLADIFSDRFYPGIPATDDLMT; from the coding sequence ATGCAAAATCTCTATGAAACTGACTTTTATGCCTGGACGCAAGAACAGGCTAATCTATTGCGTCATAATCAATGGAACCAGCTTGATCTGTTAAATTTAATTGAAGAGATAGAATCGTTGGGCAGAAAAGAACGCCAAGAATTGCGAAATCGCCTCACTATATTAATTGGACATTTACTAAAATGGGAATATCAAGTTGAAAAACGTAGTCGTAGTTGGTTGGCTACAATTCGCATCCAACGACGGGAAATTATTAAATTACTCAGTGAAAATCCTAGCTTGCAATCACACTTGGAAACATCCCTTGCAGAAGCTTATGAAAACGCCAAAGATTTAGCATCAGGAGAAACAAACCTTCCCCTCTCCACTTTCCCGCAAATATTCTGTTATTCCTTAGCAGATATTTTCAGCGATCGCTTCTATCCAGGCATACCCGCAACAGATGATTTAATGACATAA
- a CDS encoding S-(hydroxymethyl)glutathione dehydrogenase/class III alcohol dehydrogenase — protein sequence MEVKAAVAYSAGKPLTIETVQLEGPKAGEVLVEIKASGVCHTDAYTLSGDDPEGLFPAILGHEGAGVVVEVGAGVTSVKPGDHVIPLYTPECRQCAYCLSFKTNLCQAIRATQGRGVMPDGSSRFSIGGEMIHHYMGTSTFANYTVLPEIAVAKIREDAPFDKVCYIGCGVTTGIGAVINTAKVEPGANVVVFGLGGIGLNVIQGARMVGANMIVGVDLNPNKKALAEKFGMTHFVNPQEVAGDLVAYLVDLTKGGADYSFECIGNVKVMRQALECCHKGWGVSVIIGVAGAGQEISTRPFQLVTGRVWKGSAFGGARGRTDVPKIVDWYMDGKINIDDLITHVMPVEQINHAIDLMHRGESIRSVVTF from the coding sequence GTGGAAGTAAAAGCAGCAGTGGCTTACAGCGCGGGTAAACCGTTAACTATTGAAACCGTCCAGCTTGAAGGGCCTAAAGCTGGAGAAGTCTTAGTCGAAATTAAAGCCAGTGGAGTTTGCCATACCGATGCTTATACGCTGTCTGGAGATGATCCCGAAGGCTTATTCCCTGCCATCTTAGGCCATGAAGGTGCAGGTGTGGTAGTCGAAGTAGGTGCGGGTGTCACCAGTGTGAAACCTGGAGATCATGTAATTCCCCTCTACACCCCGGAATGTCGCCAGTGTGCCTATTGCTTGAGCTTTAAAACCAATCTCTGCCAAGCCATTCGTGCGACTCAAGGACGCGGTGTTATGCCTGATGGCAGTAGTCGCTTTAGTATTGGTGGAGAGATGATTCATCATTATATGGGGACATCGACTTTTGCCAACTATACTGTATTGCCAGAAATTGCCGTCGCTAAAATTCGGGAAGATGCCCCTTTTGACAAGGTTTGTTACATCGGTTGTGGCGTGACAACAGGTATCGGTGCAGTCATCAATACAGCCAAGGTGGAACCGGGAGCAAATGTCGTAGTTTTTGGTTTAGGTGGCATTGGTTTAAATGTCATTCAAGGGGCGCGGATGGTGGGAGCTAATATGATTGTGGGTGTGGATCTTAATCCCAACAAAAAAGCCCTAGCTGAGAAGTTTGGCATGACACATTTTGTCAATCCCCAGGAAGTTGCAGGCGATTTAGTCGCTTATTTAGTTGATTTAACTAAGGGTGGTGCTGATTACAGTTTTGAATGTATCGGCAACGTCAAAGTCATGCGTCAAGCCTTAGAATGCTGTCACAAAGGTTGGGGTGTGAGTGTGATTATTGGCGTGGCTGGTGCAGGACAAGAAATTAGTACTCGTCCGTTTCAATTAGTCACTGGGCGTGTGTGGAAAGGTTCAGCATTTGGCGGCGCGAGAGGGCGTACAGATGTGCCAAAAATTGTTGATTGGTATATGGATGGGAAGATAAATATTGATGATTTAATTACTCATGTTATGCCAGTTGAGCAGATTAATCATGCTATCGATTTAATGCACAGAGGTGAGTCAATTCGCAGTGTAGTTACGTTTTAA